One genomic window of Methanomicrobia archaeon includes the following:
- a CDS encoding RNA 3'-terminal phosphate cyclase: protein MLPIDGSVGEGGGQIIRTAIALAAITGKEVELTNIRANRPKPGLSAQHLHAVEAVERISGGHTEGLALRSTHLIFTPGTLKGFKGEIDIGTAGSITLLLQCLIPVALFADRETSVKITGGTDVNWSPPIDFYLNVFLKALREMGCAVYLDLKRRGYYPKGGGVVDVTVTPVTQLKGFVLQEPETANVIKGVSHSSGLPAHVAERQANAAKQTLKGVGYNAKIKMEIEEDGKRTTGSGITLWRGYKSGTALGERGKRAEIVGEEAARNIITELETAATVDVHLADQLVPYIALADDKSELRVREMTKHLETNIFITQQFLDVEFEIEQERTKEGKEVFVVKRG from the coding sequence ATGCTCCCTATAGACGGCTCCGTTGGTGAAGGCGGCGGTCAGATCATACGCACCGCAATCGCGCTCGCAGCGATCACCGGCAAAGAGGTAGAACTAACCAACATCCGGGCGAACCGGCCGAAGCCCGGGCTCTCGGCGCAGCACCTGCACGCCGTGGAAGCCGTAGAACGAATCTCAGGTGGGCACACCGAAGGGCTAGCGCTGCGGTCTACTCACTTAATATTCACGCCGGGAACGCTCAAGGGCTTTAAAGGCGAGATAGATATCGGCACTGCAGGCAGTATTACATTATTACTACAATGCCTCATCCCGGTTGCGCTCTTTGCCGACCGTGAAACGTCGGTAAAAATAACAGGCGGCACGGACGTGAACTGGTCTCCGCCAATCGATTTTTACCTGAACGTATTCCTCAAAGCGCTTCGAGAGATGGGCTGTGCGGTGTATTTAGATCTCAAACGAAGAGGCTATTATCCCAAGGGCGGCGGCGTAGTGGACGTCACAGTAACACCTGTGACGCAGCTGAAGGGGTTTGTGCTACAGGAACCGGAAACCGCAAACGTCATAAAGGGCGTCTCGCATTCCTCTGGTCTTCCCGCGCACGTAGCCGAACGACAAGCGAACGCTGCTAAACAGACCCTAAAAGGAGTGGGCTACAATGCCAAAATAAAAATGGAAATAGAAGAGGACGGTAAAAGGACTACGGGCAGCGGCATTACACTCTGGCGCGGTTACAAAAGTGGGACCGCTTTGGGCGAACGCGGCAAACGTGCAGAAATCGTCGGTGAAGAGGCTGCGAGAAACATCATAACAGAATTAGAAACCGCTGCGACAGTCGATGTGCACTTAGCAGATCAGCTCGTCCCCTATATCGCTCTTGCAGACGATAAATCTGAACTAAGGGTACGGGAGATGACGAAGCATCTCGAAACCAACATCTTCATCACGCAGCAGTTTCTGGATGTGGAATTCGAAATCGAGCAAGAGCGAACAAAGGAAGGAAAAGAGGTTTTTGTGGTTAAGAGGGGGTAG
- a CDS encoding class I SAM-dependent methyltransferase, translating into MTVDVLGALQKDRLRERFIKYTRQAFQMLPELEAPDILDIGCGTGVPTLELARLSNGQIIGLDISQPDLDELHRKIEAADLSDRVKAVQCSLFEMDFPDERFDIVWAEGSLFVIGFEQGLKAWRRLLKPRGFLVVHDDPGNLPKKLELISRCGYALIGQFTVSEDSWWHDYIGPLEKRIQELRVNVKYRGDRESLKVLDKEQQEVDMFKRDPCGSVFFVMQRR; encoded by the coding sequence ATGACCGTAGACGTACTAGGAGCGCTCCAGAAAGACCGTCTCAGGGAACGTTTCATTAAATACACGAGGCAGGCGTTTCAGATGCTGCCCGAATTGGAAGCTCCTGATATTTTGGATATCGGCTGCGGCACGGGCGTTCCGACGCTGGAACTTGCGCGATTGAGCAACGGGCAGATAATCGGATTGGACATCAGCCAGCCTGACTTGGACGAACTGCACCGAAAGATAGAAGCCGCGGACCTCTCAGACAGGGTTAAGGCTGTACAATGCTCACTGTTTGAGATGGACTTCCCTGATGAGCGCTTTGATATCGTGTGGGCCGAGGGCTCTCTATTTGTCATCGGGTTTGAACAGGGCCTTAAAGCGTGGCGGCGGTTACTCAAACCTCGGGGATTCCTCGTCGTTCATGACGACCCAGGCAATTTACCGAAGAAACTGGAGCTGATTTCACGCTGCGGCTACGCGCTCATTGGGCAGTTCACCGTGTCTGAGGACTCGTGGTGGCATGACTATATCGGGCCGTTGGAGAAGCGGATACAGGAACTTCGCGTGAACGTGAAGTACAGAGGCGACCGAGAGTCTCTAAAAGTGCTTGACAAGGAACAACAGGAAGTCGACATGTTCAAAAGAGATCCTTGCGGGTCGGTGTTTTTTGTGATGCAAAGGAGGTAA
- a CDS encoding right-handed parallel beta-helix repeat-containing protein, translating to MVTINEERGMFVVAIVVIFVLTAFMPSVSAAEVHPGDSIQAAINAAGFGDTITVHNGVYKENLIVNKSNIAIRSANGSAVTIISSNQTDMHVVNITNQTNVTLERFTIRDAHGTTQNVAGIYMENVTECTISNNTVTNITATDPMALGIELLDSHNNRFGSSTSISHIHANQTVDGILMRMSNNNSFNSDLTISYVYTPGYYACGLEVWGSHNNSFNSNTTISHVNATEEVFGILIIESDNNTFYSTVNVSQISGPGYLLTCGIGLGMDATNNAFEAPITVSYINGTNVVNGLGLHTTTCNRFSSSVAISHLTGTNTTGGLGLYKAHNNSFAGSITISDIVDSVNLSGGIGLGLADDNTFSADIIISDVNGNKTAGGIGLNYSNNNTFNGSIAISRITAGNIAGGIGLINDSKYNSFGSSINISHINASYIACGIGLVGSDDNEFRDCTISDLAALIPTKSIGIGMIDSSDGNRVFRSTIFSGINLLTRFGVYVRSSYNDLIADSNISHCGQGILLNHSWLINVSHNEIQDNKHGVQLNYSHNNTIARNMIVNNTARTTGVHINNGSNDNEIHENCFYYNDPQALDNGTGNNWSGNFWSDYSLPYNIEGIAGSTDGNPLDECPFGEEPPEPTPGPSPEPSPGPSPKPVKLPALTQIGLIALVSLLSALAALTMRKRR from the coding sequence ATGGTTACGATAAATGAAGAGCGAGGGATGTTTGTTGTAGCGATCGTCGTGATTTTCGTCTTGACTGCTTTTATGCCATCTGTCAGTGCAGCGGAGGTTCATCCAGGAGATTCGATCCAAGCAGCGATCAACGCGGCGGGATTCGGGGATACAATTACCGTGCATAATGGTGTTTACAAGGAAAATCTCATTGTGAATAAGTCGAATATCGCCATACGGTCGGCCAACGGCTCCGCGGTTACCATCATCAGCTCGAACCAAACGGACATGCATGTGGTCAACATCACCAATCAGACGAATGTCACCCTAGAAAGATTCACGATTCGGGATGCACACGGCACGACGCAGAATGTGGCAGGTATCTATATGGAGAACGTAACCGAGTGCACCATTTCGAATAACACCGTGACGAACATCACTGCAACCGATCCGATGGCCTTAGGCATCGAGCTGTTGGATTCACACAATAACCGCTTCGGTTCCAGCACCTCCATATCTCACATTCATGCAAATCAAACAGTCGACGGTATCTTGATGAGGATGTCAAACAATAACAGCTTCAATTCTGACCTCACCATTTCGTACGTGTATACGCCAGGCTATTACGCCTGCGGCCTTGAGGTGTGGGGTTCACACAACAACAGCTTCAATTCGAACACCACCATTTCGCACGTGAATGCAACTGAGGAAGTCTTTGGGATCTTGATCATCGAATCAGATAACAACACATTTTATTCGACGGTCAACGTTTCTCAGATCAGCGGCCCCGGCTATCTCCTTACCTGTGGTATTGGGCTCGGGATGGACGCAACCAATAACGCCTTCGAAGCTCCCATCACCGTTTCTTACATCAACGGAACCAACGTCGTCAATGGCCTTGGGCTTCATACCACCACCTGCAACCGCTTCAGCTCAAGCGTTGCCATCTCGCACCTGACAGGAACAAATACCACGGGCGGTCTTGGACTGTATAAAGCGCACAATAACTCCTTCGCCGGAAGCATCACCATCTCTGACATTGTTGATTCCGTTAACTTATCCGGTGGCATCGGACTCGGACTGGCAGATGACAACACCTTCAGCGCAGACATCATCATCTCAGACGTCAACGGGAACAAAACCGCGGGTGGCATCGGGCTGAACTATTCAAACAACAACACATTTAACGGGAGTATCGCCATCTCCCGCATTACCGCAGGGAACATCGCAGGCGGCATCGGGCTGATTAATGATTCAAAGTACAACTCATTTGGTTCCAGTATCAATATCTCGCACATTAACGCGAGTTACATAGCATGCGGCATCGGGCTGGTGGGTTCCGATGACAACGAATTCCGGGATTGCACGATCTCTGATTTGGCGGCTCTTATACCCACGAAGTCCATCGGCATTGGTATGATTGATTCGAGCGATGGAAACCGGGTATTCAGGAGTACAATATTCAGTGGCATCAACCTCCTCACCCGATTTGGCGTTTACGTAAGAAGCAGCTATAATGACCTCATCGCGGATAGCAACATCTCTCACTGTGGGCAGGGCATTCTTCTGAACCACAGTTGGTTGATCAACGTGTCACACAATGAGATACAGGACAACAAGCACGGAGTGCAGCTCAATTACAGTCACAATAATACGATTGCGCGGAACATGATTGTGAACAACACGGCCAGGACAACGGGAGTGCACATAAACAATGGCTCCAACGACAATGAGATACACGAGAATTGTTTCTATTATAACGATCCCCAAGCACTCGATAACGGGACAGGAAACAACTGGAGTGGCAACTTCTGGTCAGATTATAGCCTGCCATACAATATAGAAGGTATCGCGGGCAGTACGGACGGAAATCCATTAGATGAATGCCCCTTTGGGGAAGAGCCACCGGAGCCAACACCAGGACCATCTCCAGAGCCCTCTCCAGGGCCATCGCCAAAACCGGTAAAATTACCGGCACTGACGCAGATCGGACTTATCGCACTCGTCAGCTTGCTTTCGGCACTCGCTGCACTAACCATGCGAAAGAGGCGGTAA
- a CDS encoding DNRLRE domain-containing protein: MPVDATINSAQLKLYGGPFLPEEGGDVSAFYVLDDSWREHGLTYNNRPNSSKTLTYTVENISSRSWYTWDITEDVRDTFLTDKVLTEALVCENTVRETWIRFYSRDLVVIYPESDNRPKLEVTYTIPITPTPTPARSYFNPTYNI; the protein is encoded by the coding sequence ATCCCCGTAGACGCAACAATAAACTCTGCACAACTCAAGCTCTATGGTGGACCCTTTTTACCAGAAGAAGGAGGAGACGTTAGCGCCTTTTACGTTCTCGACGATTCGTGGAGAGAACACGGGTTGACCTACAATAACAGACCTAATAGTTCTAAAACCCTCACATACACCGTGGAAAATATTTCATCCCGTTCGTGGTACACGTGGGATATTACCGAAGATGTCAGAGACACTTTTCTTACTGACAAGGTTTTGACGGAGGCATTAGTATGTGAAAATACAGTGAGAGAAACCTGGATAAGGTTTTATTCAAGAGATTTAGTAGTAATATATCCTGAGTCTGATAACAGGCCGAAGCTGGAGGTTACTTATACTATCCCTATTACCCCCACTCCAACCCCTGCTCGCTCCTACTTCAACCCCACTTATAACATCTGA